In one window of Arachis ipaensis cultivar K30076 chromosome B06, Araip1.1, whole genome shotgun sequence DNA:
- the LOC107605649 gene encoding pentatricopeptide repeat-containing protein At2g27800, mitochondrial, producing MQSFGGNCLRYHNYFSRNNSIQNLFSFPSSFLQKFPQLMFKGLICQRPQKMCLFHDTQKFEPLLFQITAGHDKFPIIFAPICVNYHCYSTRAPSRSYRKRIRKRLLKSLKPTLDQTKFHLALSQIPPRFTPEELCNVMTLQSDPLVCLELFHWASQQPRFRHDVSTFHVTIKKLGAAKMYQEMDDIVNQLLAVPLIGSEALYNTVIYYFTEARKLSRAVNIFKQMKNSRNSNSRPSIRTYNILFAALLGRGSNTYINYVYMETIRSLFKQMVNDGVEPDIFSLNAMLKGYVLSLHVNDALRIFHQMGVVYNCQPNSFTYDYLIHGLCAQGRTKNAEELCHEMKIKGFIPSSKSYNSLVNALALGGEIEEAVSYLWEMTEKQRSADFITYRTVLDEICRRGSVQEAMSLLRKFQDKDLLDGHAYRKLLYVLEDDYGNSVNRID from the coding sequence ATGCAATCTTTTGGTGGAAATTGCTTGAGATATCATAATTACTTCAGTAGGAACAACTCGATCCAAAATTTATTCTCTTTCCCAAGCTCATTTCTTCAGAAGTTCCCTCAGCTCATGTTCAAGGGCCTCATCTGTCAGAGACCACAAAAGATGTGTCTTTTTCATGATACCCAGAAATTTGAACCCCTTTTGTTTCAAATCACTGCTGGCCACGATAAATTTCCTATAATATTTGCACCTATTTGCGTCAATTATCATTGTTATTCAACCAGGGCTCCCTCAAGGTCTTATAGAAAAAGGATTCGCAAGAGGTTGTTGAAATCCCTAAAGCCTACTTTAGATCAAACAAAATTTCACTTGGCACTGTCCCAAATTCCACCAAGGTTCACCCCTGAAGAACTGTGCAATGTGATGACTCTTCAAAGTGACCCTTTGGTTTGTTTAGAGCTGTTTCATTGGGCATCTCAGCAGCCAAGGTTCCGGCACGATGTTTCCACTTTTCATGTCACCATAAAGAAGCTTGGTGCTGCAAAGATGTATCAAGAAATGGATGATATTGTGAACCAACTGCTTGCAGTTCCTTTGATCGGTTCAGAGGCACTGTACAACACCGTTATATATTATTTCACTGAGGCCAGGAAGCTGAGTAGAGCTGTGAATATATTTAAGCAAATGAAGAACAGTAGGAATTCAAATTCTAGGCCTTCAATTAGGACTTATAATATTCTATTTGCTGCACTTTTGGGTAGGGGTAGCAACACCTATATAAATTATGTGTATATGGAGACGATTAGAAGTTTGTTCAAGCAAATGGTGAATGACGGTGTAGAGCCAGACATATTTTCGTTAAATGCTATGCTAAAAGGTTATGTCCTTTCTCTCCATGTTAACGATGCGTTGAGGATATTCCATCAGATGGGTGTGGTTTACAATTGCCAGCCAAACTCCTTTACCTATGATTACTTGATTCATGGGTTGTGTGCTCAAGGCCGGACGAAAAATGCAGAAGAATTATGTCATGAGATGAAGATCAAGGGTTTCATCCCAAGTAGCAAATCTTACAATTCACTTGTCAATGCTTTGGCGCTTGGTGGAGAAATTGAGGAGGCAGTAAGTTATCTATGGGAGATGACCGAAAAACAGAGGTCTGCGGATTTTATTACTTATAGGACCGTGCTCGATGAGATTTGCCGACGAGGAAGTGTTCAGGAGGCAATGAGCTTATTGCGCAAGTTTCAGGATAAGGACCTTCTTGACGGGCATGCTTACAGGAAGCTTCTTTATGTGCTTGAAGATGACTATGGGAATTCTGTCAACAGAATTGATTGA